In Wolinella succinogenes DSM 1740, a single genomic region encodes these proteins:
- a CDS encoding winged helix-turn-helix domain-containing protein, whose amino-acid sequence MRAKIKVWIENDKGEILFGEGKTKLLEMIEELGSISKAAQECGIDYKKAWNHVKLIEEKIKDPIIVRKKGGKDGGGSTLTPKGKELIEAYKNMREEMLRLCDEKYSEHFIIEGEPIVLPSEEKS is encoded by the coding sequence TTGAGAGCCAAAATTAAAGTTTGGATTGAAAACGACAAGGGAGAGATTCTCTTTGGAGAGGGAAAAACTAAGCTATTAGAGATGATTGAGGAGCTTGGCTCCATCTCTAAGGCAGCCCAAGAGTGCGGGATCGACTACAAAAAAGCTTGGAATCACGTGAAGCTCATTGAAGAGAAGATCAAAGACCCTATCATTGTCCGCAAAAAAGGGGGCAAAGATGGGGGAGGCTCCACGCTCACTCCCAAAGGCAAGGAACTCATTGAGGCTTATAAAAATATGCGCGAAGAGATGCTGCGCCTCTGCGATGAGAAGTACAGTGAACACTTTATCATCGAGGGTGAACCCATCGTTCTTCCTAGCGAGGAAAAATCATGA
- a CDS encoding NifS protein, whose product MTALDFLPNPPIKQELITPLFHLPYPNPSPIDPKVYKEQSNQAKALAQVFKKEEAHDFDYSSGSFLELFLALALEKKKLAIASSLHYNALKAAREVQKLGIEIFWLHPDVKSGVIEPNSLQEARTRGFELFFLPWANEDLLTLNPLESYGFSLDERLFVEASYPLALGIALPLLEKAHWLINGEILGIPRGYGAILGGEIPLHRPLMRANLFGVLHAALKAREILIENDDQKTLFYEHLSALLGENLSLFAPLKSCLPNALPLRFKGIRARSLIQALLLEKITSLNGQECLFGFSKPSSVLQSMGYDEDEARELLSVSFLPFGSIEELERIAKILALRYKQIHLYS is encoded by the coding sequence ATGACTGCCCTAGACTTTCTCCCTAATCCTCCCATCAAACAGGAGCTCATCACTCCCCTCTTCCACCTCCCCTACCCCAATCCCTCGCCCATTGACCCCAAGGTCTATAAAGAGCAAAGCAACCAAGCCAAAGCGCTCGCCCAAGTTTTCAAAAAAGAGGAGGCACACGATTTTGACTACTCCAGCGGAAGTTTTTTGGAGCTCTTTTTGGCTCTTGCATTGGAGAAAAAAAAGCTAGCCATCGCCTCTTCGCTCCACTATAATGCCCTAAAAGCCGCTAGAGAAGTCCAAAAGCTAGGCATAGAGATCTTTTGGCTTCACCCTGATGTAAAAAGCGGCGTGATTGAGCCTAACAGCCTTCAAGAGGCTAGAACTCGTGGTTTTGAGCTCTTCTTCCTCCCTTGGGCTAACGAAGACCTCCTCACGCTCAACCCTCTAGAATCCTATGGCTTCTCCTTGGATGAGCGGCTTTTTGTGGAGGCAAGCTACCCCTTGGCTCTTGGAATCGCCCTGCCTCTTCTAGAAAAGGCACACTGGCTCATTAATGGCGAAATATTGGGAATTCCAAGGGGCTATGGGGCGATTCTTGGCGGAGAAATTCCCCTTCATCGCCCCCTCATGCGCGCCAACCTCTTTGGCGTGCTCCACGCCGCCCTCAAAGCACGCGAGATTCTCATCGAAAACGATGATCAAAAAACTCTCTTTTATGAGCATCTCTCCGCTCTCTTAGGAGAGAATCTCTCCCTCTTTGCCCCTTTAAAATCTTGCCTGCCCAACGCCCTTCCTCTGAGGTTCAAAGGAATCAGAGCGCGCTCACTCATTCAAGCTCTTCTTTTAGAGAAGATCACTTCACTCAATGGCCAAGAGTGTCTTTTTGGATTCTCCAAACCCTCTAGTGTGCTTCAAAGTATGGGATATGATGAAGATGAGGCTAGAGAGCTTTTGAGCGTGAGCTTTCTCCCCTTTGGCTCCATTGAGGAGCTTGAGAGAATCGCCAAGATTCTCGCTCTGCGATACAAGCAGATTCATCTCTATTCATAA
- the fdhD gene encoding formate dehydrogenase accessory sulfurtransferase FdhD: MSEVLKTIYIEKYDDGIMEGIEDVTILESRVSFYLNGEKVISTMCIPIDQEAHAIGFLMSEGVIGGIADLRSLTLSEDGLSVYVEANINENNLKHLYKEKTLVSGCGGGVTGNTENSVEVAFNTSDFSVAGGKILDSIAKFYKESELYRLTGCVHKAMLLFEDDAEITSEDIGRHNAIDKVAGKSRLEGRDIERAILMVSGRLSSEMVIKAVMHRIPIVVSRTAPTFLGVKVAQTHGTTLIGFARGRKMNIYTHSSRIIAEKA; this comes from the coding sequence TTGAGCGAAGTTTTAAAGACGATTTACATTGAAAAGTATGATGATGGAATCATGGAAGGAATCGAAGATGTCACCATCTTAGAGAGTCGAGTCTCTTTCTATCTCAATGGCGAGAAGGTGATCTCAACCATGTGCATTCCTATCGACCAAGAGGCGCACGCCATCGGGTTTTTGATGAGCGAAGGGGTGATCGGCGGTATTGCGGATCTCCGCTCCCTCACTCTCTCTGAAGATGGTTTGAGCGTCTATGTGGAAGCCAACATCAACGAAAATAACCTCAAACACCTCTACAAAGAGAAGACGCTGGTTTCAGGCTGTGGCGGGGGCGTGACGGGCAACACCGAAAATAGCGTTGAAGTCGCCTTTAACACGAGTGATTTTAGCGTGGCAGGAGGGAAGATTCTTGATTCCATCGCCAAATTTTACAAAGAGAGCGAGCTCTATCGCCTCACAGGGTGCGTTCACAAGGCGATGCTCCTCTTTGAAGATGACGCAGAGATCACCTCAGAGGATATTGGCCGCCATAACGCTATTGATAAAGTGGCTGGCAAATCACGCCTAGAGGGGCGTGATATTGAGAGGGCGATTCTCATGGTGAGTGGACGCCTAAGCTCGGAGATGGTGATTAAAGCGGTGATGCACCGCATTCCCATTGTCGTCTCTCGAACCGCCCCCACCTTTCTTGGAGTCAAGGTCGCTCAGACCCATGGAACCACCCTTATTGGATTTGCGCGAGGCCGCAAGATGAATATCTACACGCACTCTTCGCGAATCATAGCCGAGAAAGCTTAG